The Candidatus Acidiferrales bacterium genomic sequence GTAGTTTCCGACCAGTTTGGCCCAAAGCGGATGCGGTCAAAGGGCAATCCTTCGACTTCGACCCGCGGGATGCCGAAGTTGGTCCCGCCGCTATCCGCCACTTGGTCAGCGGCAAAGCGCGTGAAATTGAAGCGCGTTTCATTCAGCATGGTGGACGTCAAGGTGCGAATCCAGGTGGCGGTCATCGAGGTATTGAACGGTTTGAACGTGAGGTCGTTCATCGGCCGGCTTCGGCCCGACTCATCGGCGCCGCCGAGGTTGTTCTGCTTGGTCACGTAGAGGCTGTAGGCGAACTGGTTTCTGCCGAGATGGTAGTCAATGCGCGTGTTGTACTGGTGGCCCCGAATGCGCGAAGGAAGCAGGAGTTGCACGCGCTGGATGTCCGCCACTCCGTCGAATCCACCACCGAGTGCATTGCCCAGCGGGTTGTACTGGCCGAGCCCGAGCGTGAGCGAGCCAATGTCCATTCCCTGGCCCGCGATTTGGCACTCGGCTGGGGAGAAGTTCGCGCAAGTTGGAGCGAGCGTGGCGTCAACCCGCGGCGCAATTCCCGGCTGGCCGAAGATCCGCGCCGTAATCCCGCCGCTCCGCTGGTTGATTACAAGATCGCGGAACTGTTGCGTCTCGATGAACACCGGGCTGGAGACATCGCTGTTGTTGACTCTGAGGCCCTCGTAGGAAAAGAAAAAGAAGAGCTTTTCCTTCAACACCGGGCCTCCAACGCTTCCGCCGAACTGCCGAATCTTATTGCCCACTCGAACAGGTAGCGCGCCTCCGGGCCCACCATACTTGTTGAACGAATTCAGTCCGGGATCGCCGTGTTTGTAGATGGCGCTGCCGTGGAAATCGTTGGTGCCATTCTGCGATACAACCTTCACATGAGCGCCCGTATTTCGCCCGTCTTCGGCGGAATATGAACTCGACAGCACCTGTACTTCTTTCACCGATTCCTGGTTTGGCGTGACCAACGCGGCACCGCCCCAGGTCAGACTGTTCACGCTGACGCCATCGATGGTGTAGTTGTTTGCGGAAACGCGCTGCCCGTTGGCGCTGACCTGTACCTGGTTTTCGACTTGGAAAATGGATGTGTTGGAGCCCCCCGGACCGGCGTTGTTCGGCAAGGGGACCGCTTGGCCGGCTCCGCTCCTCGCGCTGTCGCCGAAAACCCCCGGAGCTGTTCGCAGGAGCTCGTACGGATCGCGCCCCACCTGCGGTAGCCGAAGCAGATCGTCACGCCGAATCGCGCCGTTGACGCTGGCGCTTTCCGTCTGCATCCCTGGCGCCGTCTCGGCGGTGACGGTCACAGTTTGTTCGATGGGACCCAGCTCGAGCTTCACATCATATCCGCGGGTCTGCTCGGCCCCCACCACCACATCTTTGCCTTCGTGTTTTTTGAAGCCCTGCGCTTCAACTTGAACGGTGTATCTGCCGGGTAGCAAGCCCGCAATCCGGTAGAACCCCGTCTCGCTCGTGACACTCTCGTAGGTGCGGGCGGTCTCCTGATTGGTCGCCGTCACGCTGGCCTTGGGAACCACGGCGCCAGTCGTATCCAGGACGGTCCCCTGGATGGCGGCATTGAACTGCGCATGCGCGGGCGCGGCGAGTATCAAAAGAGCTGACACTGCAAAGGCGAAACAGAAAGGACGAATTCGCTGGGTCATGGTCAACCTCCGAACGCTTCGGCGCTGAAAACTGGCGAGAATCGAGCTCTCACCCCTCAGACTGAAATCTCTGCTGACGCACTACCTGAATTTGGCTAAGTGGCATTCTCCGGCTGTGCCGGCAATGAGCTTGCCGCGGAATGAGCAGGGAACAAGCGAAGTCGAGGCAACCCTCCTGCATGGCAGCGACACACGCGATCATCAGGTTAGTCCCAGCCCTCCCGACCGTTCGGCCGGTGGCTGCGATTTTGATTGCCGCGGAGCCTCCGAGAGTTTTTGAATCTGACCGCCGTTGGCTCCACTAAATCGATTTAATTGCACTCCTGCCCTTCTAGCACCAACCTATTTCTCCTGTCAAGCAGTTTTTTATTTACTTGGCCGAGGGGCTTGATATGAAAGGTTCCTTGTGCGAGACTGCGCTCGTGCTGCGAAAGAAGGCGACGAACGCTCCTGCCTCCCGGCGGGTCGAACCGCCGAACCAGCCTGTCAGCCTGAAGGCGCTGGCTGATTACCTTGGGCTTTCTCCTGCCACGGTCTCCTTGGTGATCAACAGATCGCCCGTGGCGGATTCGATTCCGCAGACCACAAAGGACCGGATCTTCCGCGCCGGCAGGAAACTCAATTACCGCCCGAACTTTTTGGCTCGCTCCCTCAGGAAGCAACGCAGTTTTACGATTGGAGTGGTGGTGCCGGAAGTGAGCGAGGGATATGCCGCACTGGTGATGAGCGGGATTGAGGACCACCTTTTGCAAGAGGGGTATTTTTACCTCGTCGTCAGCCACCGTCACAAGTCCGACTTGATCGACGAGTATCCGAAGCTCCTCCTTGGGCGGTCGGTCGAGGGGCTCATTGCCGTGGACACGCCGTGCCAGCGGAGTCTCGCGATACCCGTCGTGGCGGTCTCCGGGCACCACGACGTTAAGGGCGTAACCAACATCGTGCTGAATCATCAGCGCGCAGCAGCCTTAGCGCTGGAGCACTTATTTCAACTGGGCCACCGACGGATCGCCTTCATCAAAGGGCAGGCGTTCAGCTCTGACACGGAAGTGCGGTGGAATGCCATTTGTGAGGCCGCCCGCCGGCTTGGGTTGTCAGTCAACCCAAGGCTCACAGCCCAGCTTGAGGGCGACCTTCCTTCGCCCGAGTTGGGCTACGGAGTGACAAAAAAGCTGGCGGCGCGCGAGCCCTTTACGGCGCTGTTTGCCTTCAACGACATTTCGGCCATCGGGGCAATCCGCGCCTTGCGGGAAGTCGGCTGGCGGGTCCCCGAAGACGTTTCTGTCGTGGGTTTTGATGATATCCAGAGCGCTGCTTTCCAGAACCCAGGTCTCACGACGGTTCGGCAGCCCCTCCGGAAGATGGGCGAGATTGCCGCCGCAACCGTGCTCCGGCGCATTGCCAGCTCCACCAATGCCCGCTATCCGAAGCGAATTACTGTCGAACCGGAGCTGGTCGTTCGTGAATCCACCTGTCAGGCCCCCGTACCGGCTGAGATCGACCGAAGAACTGGACAGGGCGGGTCGCACAACTGAGGGCGAAGAAGTTCACCTCATCTGCCTCACTTTGGTGCGCACCATCCGGGTTGAATGAATGGAGCGAGTTGGCCCCAGCCCGCAGGCTGACGTTTCTTCCCACCGCGCAACAGCCCTTCTGCATGTCGGCTTTGTCCTAACGGGGATGGTGACAACGCTGCTGGGGCCCATCCTTCCGGCGCTCTCAGCCAGATGGTCTCTTCCAGATTCGCAGGCTGGTTACCTATTCACGTCGCAGTTTGTCGGCTCGATGACGGGTGTGGCTCTGTTGAGCGCGTTCCTGCCGCGCTGGGGTTTCCGGTCTTCCTTGATTCTCGGCTTTGGAATGATGGCGGGAGGGGTTGGCGCGCTCGGTTTGGGCAGTTGGCCAATCGGGCTCATCTCGGTCTTCTGTTATGGTATCGGCCTCGGTGTAACCATTCCTGCCACCAACCTATTGGTCTCGGAAGCCAGCCCCCACCGGCGTGCCGCGGCGCTCAATATATTGAACCTGGCTTGGGGCATGGGAGCCGTTGCATTCCCCCCTGTTACGGCGCTGTTCCAGCGGACAAGCGGCGTTCACGTCTTGTTGTTTGCCCTCGGTGCGGCGCTGGGCCTCATGGCGATTTGCCTCGCCCCGGTTTCCTTCTTCAATGTTGGGAACAGGCCTTCACAAGCCAGTCCTCCCTTCCAACCGCAAGTCAGCGTTTGGAGAAGTCGTTTCCTTCCCATTCTAGGCCTGCTGTTTTTTCTTTATGTTGGCACCGAGAGTGCCTTGGGTGGTTGGGTGGCTTTCTACGCCAAAAGCCTGAGTCCAACTCCGGGAACGGTTTGGCTGATAACTCCGTCCTTTTTCTGGGGGGCGCTGCTTCTCGGGAGGGCCCTTGCCCCGGCTGTCTTGAGACATGTTGCTGAAGCGAAGCTCGTCGTGATGGGACTTGTTATGGCGGCCCTCGGGGTCACGCTTCTTTTGGCCGCAGGGTCGCTGGCTGGTGTCCTCTCAGGTGTTAGCATTGCCGGCTTGGGCCTTGCCTCCGTGTTTCCCATCACAGTGGCTCTGTTGTCCCACAGCTTTGGCGAGTTGGCGTCACGAGTAGCCGGAGCAATGTTTGCACTGGGTGCCATGGGCGGCGCAACACTCCCGTGGCTGGTCGGATTCCTGTCAACGCACTTCGGTAGCCTCAATGCAGGGTTAGTCGTTCCACTGCTTGGCAGCCTCGTTATGGTCGCTTTGCACCTTTCTCATTCGCGATCAAGGACCGGCGGTGCTTTGCAGTTCGGGTAAACGAGACCTTGGAGATAGCCCTCACATCCAGCATTTGGTGACCACGCTTGAGCGCAGAGGATTGGGCGAGCGAGAGAATGGGAATTCACCGGCCCGGGTGCGTACGAACTTGGTCAGCAACGGCGCGTCTCTTGCCCTCTCGAAGATTTGGAGACGTCGCGCGGCGCTACCTCTCAGCGCTTTTCTTTTTTCCCTTTTCGCTTTTCGCCTCGCCCTGGCGGGACTCGGCCTCTTCGATGCGGATCACTTTCGGCGGCCCGACGCGGACCAGGGCATTCCGAAAACGCTCTTCGGCGGCGCGGCCGTGCATCTGGGTGAGCTCTCTCTTGATGAACTCAACAAACTGCTCCATCTCGCGCTGCATCTCCGCCATGTGTTCGCGCATGTTCAGGACGATCTCGATGCCGGCCAAATTGACGCCGAGGTCGCGCGAGAGGTTGAGGATCACTTCCAGCCGCTCGAGGTCCCGGTCGCTGTAGAGACGCGTATTGCCCTGGCTGCGCGAGGGCTTCAGCAACCCTTCCCGCTCATAAAGCCGCAAAGTTTGCGGATGGATCTTGTACAGCTCCGCCACGGCGGAGATCATGTAGCCCGCTTTGGCTCTTTTCTTGGCCATACTCCAGCGCTGAATGCCGAAAGTGCTCTCCGCCAGGTGACCGATCGTCCGTCGTCAACGAACGAAGAACGATCACGTGGCCGTTCGCGAAAACAAGTCCTTCCTTGGATCGTCCGGGTTCAGACGGTTCAGTTCGCGCAAGAGTTCCTTCGATCTCTCATCGGCAATGCGCGGCACCACGATTTGCATTTCAACATAGTGGTCCCCCCGCCGCCCGGTGCGCGCTGAGGGAGGGCCTTTTTCGCGCAAGCGCAGTTTCTGCCCGCTCTGCGTCCCGGGCGGGATGCGCAGCAGCGCCCGGCCGTCAATCGTGGGCACCTCGATCTTGGTGCCGAGCGCTGCCTCCATGACTGTCACCGGAACTTTCGTATGGATGTCGTCGCCGCGGCGCTCGAAATAAGGGTGCGCGCCCACGTTCGTGATAATGAAGAGATCGCCGGGCGGCGCTCCCTGGGTACCCGCGTTGCCCTTTTGGGGCACGCGCACGCGCGAGCCGGTCTGGACCCCGGCCATGATCCGCACCTCGAGCGTTTCTGTCCGTCGGAGACGGCCTTCGCCGCCGCAGGTGCGGCAGGCAATCGGCAACCGCCCGCTCCCGCCGCAGCGCGAGCAGGTCACGTTGAAGCGCATCCGGCCGCTCATTTGCGTCACCTGGCCCGAGCCACCGCAGGCGCTGCAAACTTGTGGGGCGGCCCCGGCGGTGCCCCGCCCTTGACAGGCATTGCAGCTATCAAGCCGCACAATCGTCAACTTCCGCACGCAACCGCGAATGGCATCCCAGAAGCCGATGTCCACCTGGTATTCGAGGTCGCTTCCCGGCTCGCGCTCCATCCCCGCAACCGGCCCGCGGCCACGGAAGAATTGCGAGAAGATATCGCGGAAGCTCGAGCCGCCCATGGTCGAGAAATCGAATCCGCCAAAACCAAAATGGGTGAAATCCTCGCCCGGCGCCCCGGCGCCCGAACCCGCCTGGATGTTGTCCGAGTAGAAACCGAACTGGTCGTACACCTGGCGCTTCTTGGGGTCGGAGAGAACGTCGTAGGCTTCCTGAATATTCTTGAAGCGTTCCTCGGCCGACTTGTCCCCCGGATTCACGTCGGGATGAAATTTCCGGGCAAGCCGCTTGTAGGCTTTGCGAATGTCGTCCTGGGAAGCGCGGCGGTTCACGCCCAG encodes the following:
- a CDS encoding LacI family DNA-binding transcriptional regulator, translated to MKGSLCETALVLRKKATNAPASRRVEPPNQPVSLKALADYLGLSPATVSLVINRSPVADSIPQTTKDRIFRAGRKLNYRPNFLARSLRKQRSFTIGVVVPEVSEGYAALVMSGIEDHLLQEGYFYLVVSHRHKSDLIDEYPKLLLGRSVEGLIAVDTPCQRSLAIPVVAVSGHHDVKGVTNIVLNHQRAAALALEHLFQLGHRRIAFIKGQAFSSDTEVRWNAICEAARRLGLSVNPRLTAQLEGDLPSPELGYGVTKKLAAREPFTALFAFNDISAIGAIRALREVGWRVPEDVSVVGFDDIQSAAFQNPGLTTVRQPLRKMGEIAAATVLRRIASSTNARYPKRITVEPELVVRESTCQAPVPAEIDRRTGQGGSHN
- a CDS encoding MFS transporter, whose product is MERVGPSPQADVSSHRATALLHVGFVLTGMVTTLLGPILPALSARWSLPDSQAGYLFTSQFVGSMTGVALLSAFLPRWGFRSSLILGFGMMAGGVGALGLGSWPIGLISVFCYGIGLGVTIPATNLLVSEASPHRRAAALNILNLAWGMGAVAFPPVTALFQRTSGVHVLLFALGAALGLMAICLAPVSFFNVGNRPSQASPPFQPQVSVWRSRFLPILGLLFFLYVGTESALGGWVAFYAKSLSPTPGTVWLITPSFFWGALLLGRALAPAVLRHVAEAKLVVMGLVMAALGVTLLLAAGSLAGVLSGVSIAGLGLASVFPITVALLSHSFGELASRVAGAMFALGAMGGATLPWLVGFLSTHFGSLNAGLVVPLLGSLVMVALHLSHSRSRTGGALQFG
- a CDS encoding helix-turn-helix transcriptional regulator, translated to MAKKRAKAGYMISAVAELYKIHPQTLRLYEREGLLKPSRSQGNTRLYSDRDLERLEVILNLSRDLGVNLAGIEIVLNMREHMAEMQREMEQFVEFIKRELTQMHGRAAEERFRNALVRVGPPKVIRIEEAESRQGEAKSEKGKKKSAER
- a CDS encoding J domain-containing protein; translated protein: MPTATKHDFYETLGVNRRASQDDIRKAYKRLARKFHPDVNPGDKSAEERFKNIQEAYDVLSDPKKRQVYDQFGFYSDNIQAGSGAGAPGEDFTHFGFGGFDFSTMGGSSFRDIFSQFFRGRGPVAGMEREPGSDLEYQVDIGFWDAIRGCVRKLTIVRLDSCNACQGRGTAGAAPQVCSACGGSGQVTQMSGRMRFNVTCSRCGGSGRLPIACRTCGGEGRLRRTETLEVRIMAGVQTGSRVRVPQKGNAGTQGAPPGDLFIITNVGAHPYFERRGDDIHTKVPVTVMEAALGTKIEVPTIDGRALLRIPPGTQSGQKLRLREKGPPSARTGRRGDHYVEMQIVVPRIADERSKELLRELNRLNPDDPRKDLFSRTAT